Proteins encoded in a region of the Pseudomonadota bacterium genome:
- a CDS encoding methylmalonyl-CoA mutase: protein RWNTISISGYHIREAGSTAVQEIAFTIANGIAYVEVAKAAGLDVDDFAPRLSFFWNAHNNFFEEVAKFRASRRIWFKLMTERFGAKKEASKLLRFHTQTGGSTLTAQQPEVNIVRVAVQSMAAVMGGTQSLHTNGFDEALGLPTEQAARIALRTQQVIGYESGIADTPDPLAGSYFVEVLTDEIERLAWEYIERIDEMGGAVSGIEAGFQQDEIEQAAYEYTKSIDDDERVIVSVNKFALDVEPEPSVFPIDPTLESGQRERLAAYKANRDQAAVQAALAAVAECARGTDNLLYPMKEALRAGASLGEVSDALRGVFGVYQPGR, encoded by the coding sequence CGCTGGAACACCATCTCGATCAGCGGATACCACATCCGTGAAGCCGGGAGCACAGCGGTGCAGGAGATCGCGTTCACCATCGCCAATGGGATCGCGTATGTCGAGGTGGCCAAGGCGGCGGGCCTCGACGTCGACGATTTCGCCCCGCGCCTCAGCTTCTTCTGGAACGCGCACAACAACTTCTTCGAGGAAGTGGCGAAGTTCCGGGCCTCGCGGCGCATCTGGTTCAAGCTGATGACCGAGCGGTTCGGGGCGAAGAAGGAGGCCAGCAAGTTGCTGCGCTTCCACACCCAGACGGGCGGCAGCACGCTCACCGCACAGCAGCCCGAGGTGAACATCGTGCGCGTGGCCGTGCAGAGCATGGCGGCCGTGATGGGCGGTACGCAGAGCCTGCACACCAACGGCTTCGACGAGGCGCTCGGTCTGCCCACCGAGCAGGCGGCGCGTATCGCGCTGCGCACCCAGCAGGTCATCGGGTACGAGAGTGGCATCGCCGACACGCCCGACCCGCTGGCCGGCAGTTACTTCGTCGAGGTGCTCACCGACGAGATCGAACGACTCGCCTGGGAGTACATCGAACGCATCGACGAGATGGGCGGCGCCGTGTCGGGTATCGAGGCCGGCTTCCAGCAGGACGAGATCGAGCAGGCGGCGTACGAGTACACGAAGTCGATCGACGACGACGAGCGGGTGATCGTGAGCGTGAACAAGTTCGCTCTCGACGTGGAGCCCGAGCCGTCGGTGTTCCCCATCGACCCGACGCTCGAGAGCGGTCAGCGCGAGCGCCTCGCCGCATACAAGGCGAACCGCGACCAGGCTGCCGTGCAGGCGGCCCTGGCTGCCGTGGCTGAATGTGCCCGGGGCACCGACAACCTGCTGTACCCGATGAAGGAGGCACTGCGCGCCGG